AAAAGTCTGTTTTTGATCGTTTATCGGATTCAAGATGGATCTTTTGGGCTTTGAGAATCAGTTTTTTATCCAGTTTGAGATACAATTTCTTGATATGAATCGGATGGAAATCTAGATGCTCAATGTAAATCCCTTTTTTTAAAAAAAAGTATGTACCTCCCAAAAGGATGAGAGTGGCAAAAAGAGTGCTTAAAATTACTTTGGTTATCGTTGAACTTGTTTTAGTAAGCATTATTACGATTCTTTATTATTTTGCAAGGCCTGTAAATATTGAAAGTCCTCAAATACGAATCCCCCCAGGCAATCTACCATCTTCCATATTATATCTAAACAAAGCAGTTGTCCCTGTAACACAACTGGATGCTGTCGTGATACATTTTTTTGGGTATCCACAAAAAGGGTGGATCGATATACAGAAGAGACACCTTTCAAGACTCGATTTTCTTTATAGACTTACAAAATCAAAAGCCGCTCTTTTTCCTGTAAAAGTGATACCAGGAGAAACAACTATTTGGTTTTTTCATATCTTGGCAGATAGATATGGCTATGATGAAAATATGTTACAAAAAGTTTATAATAAAGTTGCCCCTTACCCAGAGGGTATACTTTTTGCCGATACATACTATCTGCCAAAAGGGATTGATGAAGAACATCTTGTACACTATCTCGTACGATTTGGATTGCAAAAGCATCGCAACATTTCAATGAAGGTTTTTGGGAAATTTGATCAAAAACAGTGGTTTGAAAAAGTGGTGACTATAGCTTCCATCATACAAAAAGAGGCTGCCAGTAAGGAAGAGATGCCTATAGTCGCATCTGTTATATACAATAGATTGAAAAAAAAGATGCCGCTACAAATGGATGGTACACTCAATTACGGCATCTATTCCCATATTAAAGTAACACATCGAAGGATTGCAACTGATACAACGAGATTCAATACATACAAATATATAGGATTGCCGCCTTATCCAGTTTGTATTGTGGGACTAGATGCGATAAAAGCTGCCATCAAACCGGCTAAAACAGATTATCTCTATTTTGTAAAAGGCAAGAATGGTAAGCATCTCTTTTCGAGAAGCTATAAAAAACATTTGAAGTATATACATAATGTGAAGAAAAGAAACAGATAGCCCCCTTTCTTTTTTTTCTATAGCGATTTGATGATTCTTATAAGAAGAAGTTGTTACTATTATAGAGTAATTAAATAAAATCAAAGAGGAGAAAAAATGGGTAAAGCAAGGATTGTTTGGACAAAAATTGATGAAGCACCAGCGCTTGCAACATATTCATTACTGCCTATTGTAAAGGCTTTTACAAAAGATTCTGGTGTTGAAATTGAGCTTCGAGATATTTCACTAGCAGGAAGAGTTATCGCTGAATTTAGCGATAGACTTCCAGAAGATAAAAAGCAAGCTGATGAACTTGCTTACATGGGAGAGTTAGTTCTTAAACCAGAAGCAAATATTATCAAGCTACCAAATATTTCTGCTTCCATTCCGCAGCTTGTAGCAACTATTAAAGAGTTGCAAGCACAAGGATACGATATTCCGGATTTTCCTGAAGAGCCAAAAACGGCTGAGGAAGTAGAACTCAGAAATCGATTCGCGAAACTTCTCGGATCTGCTGTAAACCCGGTACTTCGACAAGGGAACTCAGACAGACGTCTTAGCAAAGCGGTAAAAGAGTATGCCAAAAAATTTCCACATAAAATGAGAGATGTAAGTCCTGATAGCAAAAGCTATGTTGCACATATGGACAAAAATGACTTCTATCAAAATGAACAGTCTTTCATCAGCGATAAAGATCAGACGGTAAAACTCGTTTTTGAAGGCCAAGATGGCAAAACGGAAGTTTTAAAAGAAGTAGAAGTGAAAAAAGGTGAAGTATTTAGTGCATCATTTTTGAATAGAAAAACCCTTCGAGAATTTTATGAGTGTGTTATCAATGATGCAAAAGAGAAAGACATTCTCTTCTCACTGCACGTAAAAGCCACAATGATGAAAATCTCTGATCCAGTGCTTTTTGGAGATGCGATTCGAGTCTACTTCAAAGAACTTTTTGACGAATATGGTAAAGAGCTCGAAGAGATTGGCTTTGATCCAAACAACGGACTTGTAGATCTTGAAAATAAACTTTGCAAACTTCCTGAAGGTGTACAAAAAGATATCAAGGATAAAATCCAAGAGATCCTCAAGAAAAATGCACGAATGTATATGGTTGATAGCGATGCAGGCATCACCAATCTCCACGCTCCAAACGATGTTATTATCGATGCTTCTATTCCTGCAGTTGTTAAAAACGGTCTTCAAGGATGGGGACCAGATGGTGAGACGGCTGATACTGTGATTACTGTTCCAGATAGAACATATGCAAGAATGTACAAAGAGATCGTTGCTGATATCGTTAAAAATGGTCAGTTCGATCCTGCGAAAGTAGGAACTGTACAAAATATTGGTCTTATGGCGAAAAAAGCAGAAGAGTATGGAAGCCACGACAAGACTTTCTTCCCACCAGAAGATGGATACATCAAAACTATCGATGAAGATGGCAATACATTAATGTGTCATGAAGTGGAAGAGGGAGATATCTGGAGAGCATACAGTGCAAAAGATGAGGCGATTGTTGACTGGGCCAAATTGGCTGTAAGACGAGCAAAAGAGAGCGGATACCCGATTGTTTTCTGGCTTGACAGCAACAGAGCGCATGATGCGAACTTGATCAAAAAAGTAGTCAGTGTATTGAAAGATGAAGATTTGAGTGGTGTGGAATTCCATATTATGGCACCTGAAAAAGCGATGCGATACACGCTTAGAAGATTTAGAGCAGGAGAGGGAACAATCAGCGTAACGGGTAACGTACTAAGAGACTACCTCACAGATCTCTTCCCGATTATAGAAGTTGGTACAAGTGCAAGAACTCTTTCAATCGTTCCACTTCTAGCCGGTGGGGGTGTTTTTGAAACAGGAGCCGGTGGTAGTGCACCAAAACATGTTGAGCAGTTCTTGAAAGAGGGACACCTTCGATGGGATAGCCTTGGTGAGTTTATGGCACTTGTAGAATCACTCAAGCTTGCAGTGAAACAAGGTGCTAGCGAGAAAACAACAATCATTGCAGAAGCACTTGACAGAGCAGTTGGCAAATATCTTAACAACGACAAAACGCCGAAACGAAAAGTGGGTGAACTTGATAACCGAGGAAGCCACTACTATCTTGCCACCTACTGGGCTGAAGAACTTGCAAGTTGTGGGGAGAGTGAACTAGAAGCGAAATTTGCTCCAGT
The Nitratiruptor sp. SB155-2 genome window above contains:
- a CDS encoding NADP-dependent isocitrate dehydrogenase; the encoded protein is MGKARIVWTKIDEAPALATYSLLPIVKAFTKDSGVEIELRDISLAGRVIAEFSDRLPEDKKQADELAYMGELVLKPEANIIKLPNISASIPQLVATIKELQAQGYDIPDFPEEPKTAEEVELRNRFAKLLGSAVNPVLRQGNSDRRLSKAVKEYAKKFPHKMRDVSPDSKSYVAHMDKNDFYQNEQSFISDKDQTVKLVFEGQDGKTEVLKEVEVKKGEVFSASFLNRKTLREFYECVINDAKEKDILFSLHVKATMMKISDPVLFGDAIRVYFKELFDEYGKELEEIGFDPNNGLVDLENKLCKLPEGVQKDIKDKIQEILKKNARMYMVDSDAGITNLHAPNDVIIDASIPAVVKNGLQGWGPDGETADTVITVPDRTYARMYKEIVADIVKNGQFDPAKVGTVQNIGLMAKKAEEYGSHDKTFFPPEDGYIKTIDEDGNTLMCHEVEEGDIWRAYSAKDEAIVDWAKLAVRRAKESGYPIVFWLDSNRAHDANLIKKVVSVLKDEDLSGVEFHIMAPEKAMRYTLRRFRAGEGTISVTGNVLRDYLTDLFPIIEVGTSARTLSIVPLLAGGGVFETGAGGSAPKHVEQFLKEGHLRWDSLGEFMALVESLKLAVKQGASEKTTIIAEALDRAVGKYLNNDKTPKRKVGELDNRGSHYYLATYWAEELASCGESELEAKFAPVAEKLKANEEQILAEIKAAEGKPVDIGGYYHPDDCKAETAMRPSKIFNEIIDNI
- the mltG gene encoding endolytic transglycosylase MltG encodes the protein MAKRVLKITLVIVELVLVSIITILYYFARPVNIESPQIRIPPGNLPSSILYLNKAVVPVTQLDAVVIHFFGYPQKGWIDIQKRHLSRLDFLYRLTKSKAALFPVKVIPGETTIWFFHILADRYGYDENMLQKVYNKVAPYPEGILFADTYYLPKGIDEEHLVHYLVRFGLQKHRNISMKVFGKFDQKQWFEKVVTIASIIQKEAASKEEMPIVASVIYNRLKKKMPLQMDGTLNYGIYSHIKVTHRRIATDTTRFNTYKYIGLPPYPVCIVGLDAIKAAIKPAKTDYLYFVKGKNGKHLFSRSYKKHLKYIHNVKKRNR